A region from the Coffea eugenioides isolate CCC68of chromosome 9, Ceug_1.0, whole genome shotgun sequence genome encodes:
- the LOC113782881 gene encoding uncharacterized protein LOC113782881, protein MAKGRRLTTSRSERFLGSYGYDHQGQEGVNDAPELGEDDVWSMVDGMVNRDAQLMNGSHGAWSPSAGSESNGSLSSYRSHRHPSLADNQPHVGGLSLAFEDAGKTTSSHRIVHQLRGGQDGSVSSPHGRQMATSAPVNVPDWSKIYRVDSVESLHDSDEGVDDQEDSEWVPPHEYLAREYARSRKMAANSVFEGVGRTLKGRDLSRVRDAVWSQTGFDG, encoded by the coding sequence ATGGCAAAGGGCAGAAGATTGACGACCAGTCGGAGTGAAAGGTTCTTAGGGAGCTACGGTTACGATCATCAAGGTCAAGAAGGGGTCAACGACGCGCCTGAGCTAGGGGAAGATGATGTCTGGTCAATGGTTGACGGGATGGTCAACAGGGACGCTCAGCTAATGAACGGTTCTCACGGAGCGTGGAGTCCAAGCGCCGGTTCGGAGAGTAATGGAAGCTTGAGTAGTTATAGGAGCCACCGGCATCCTTCGCTGGCGGACAATCAGCCTCATGTGGGGGGCTTGTCGTTGGCCTTCGAAGATGCTGGTAAGACGACGTCGTCGCACAGGATCGTCCACCAGCTTCGCGGGGGGCAGGATGGCAGCGTTTCGTCGCCACATGGACGACAGATGGCCACCTCGGCCCCAGTGAACGTACCTGATTGGTCAAAAATTTATCGAGTTGACTCAGTCGAGTCCTTGCATGACTCTGATGAAGGGGTAGACGATCAGGAGGACTCGGAGTGGGTTCCACCACACGAGTACTTGGCGCGTGAGTACGCACGCAGCCGGAAAATGGCCGCAAATTCTGTTTTTGAGGGCGTTGGTCGGACTCTCAAGGGCCGAGACCTGAGCAGGGTCCGAGATGCGGTCTGGAGTCAGACAGGGTTCGACGGCTAA